A genomic segment from Spinacia oleracea cultivar Varoflay chromosome 3, BTI_SOV_V1, whole genome shotgun sequence encodes:
- the LOC110780384 gene encoding F-box/kelch-repeat protein At3g23880-like yields MVVEGGRWKIAANYDIIIDGCLPPELTLEILLRLPVKSLLNFKLVCKSWNSLICSPDFIKSHTRNSNNPSLTLLYDRDFMELYSLNPTVSQVDLTPQYYPYSEFIGSCDGLICIYSPRKECIYILNPLTNETKKISTPYHEPDRMIRVSWFGFDPSINDYMIWLVVGIRKRNLRIHVYSTKDDNWRELDTSVFIFIDDCMFWGMNVVVMNETLHCWLGNDYNNFMVKYNLVKDIIEIERINLNYNQDIKYSNEPSIGILQDSSLCLCKVNGINGVMDVWKLDQYSNSDFWNKLFRLDLGLPKFVTLLGFTSNGRILVKSSSYELVLVDPNQNPPLQVRLGTIDYHNDRCRSFDLLDYSESLVSPFSLP; encoded by the coding sequence ATGGTGGTCGAAGGAGGAAGATGGAAGATTGCTGCAAATTATGATATAATAATTGATGGGTGCTTACCTCCTGAGCTAACACTTGAAATCTTGCTTCGATTACCGGTAAAATCATTGCTAAATTTCAAATTAGTATGCAAATCATGGAATTCCCTCATCTGCAGTCCCGATTTCATAAAATCTCATACACGCAATTCAAACAACCCGTCCTTAACCTTGTTATATGATCGAGATTTTATGGAACTTTATTCTCTAAACCCTACTGTATCACAGGTAGACCTTACTCCCCAGTACTATCCGTATTCTGAATTTATTGGATCATGTGATGGGCTTATATGCATATATTCGCCACGCAAAGAATGCATCTACATCTTAAACCCTCTCACCAACGAAACCAAGAAAATTTCAACCCCGTACCATGAACCAGACCGTATGATTCGTGTTTCATGGTTCGGGTTCGATCCCTCGATCAATGACTATATGATTTGGTTAGTAGTTGGCATACGAAAACGAAACCTAAGAATCCATGTATATTCAACGAAGGATGATAATTGGAGAGAATTAGATACTAGTGTTTTTATATTCATcgatgattgcatgttttgggGAATGAATGTGGTGGTAATGAATGAGACATTGCATTGCTGGTTGGGCAATGATTACAACAACTTCATGGTTAAATATAATTTAGTCAAAGACATTATCGAGATCGAGCggattaatttgaattataatcAAGATATTAAGTATAGTAATGAACCATCCATTGGTATTCTTCAAGACTCAAGTCTCTGCCTTTGTAAGGTTAATGGCATTAATGGGGTGATGGATGTTTGGAAGTTAGATCAATATAGCAACTCGGATTTTTGGAACAAATTGTTTCGCCTTGATTTGGGGTTACCGAAATTTGTTACTCTTCTGGGATTCACATCTAATGGGAGAATTTTGGTAAAGTCATCCTCCTATGAACTTGTGCTTGTCGATCCGAATCAAAATCCACCTCTTCAAGTGAGACTAGGAACTATAGATTATCATAATGATAGATGTAGGTCATTTGATTTGTTGGATTATTCGGAGAGTCTTGTTTCTCCGTTTTCATTGCCTTAG